A single window of Acanthopagrus latus isolate v.2019 chromosome 1, fAcaLat1.1, whole genome shotgun sequence DNA harbors:
- the exosc9 gene encoding exosome complex component RRP45, which yields MKDTPLANCERDFLLKAIEEKKRLDGRQTYDYRKMKITFGTDYGCCFVELGKTRVMAQVSCELVAPKESRPNEGIMFFNIELSPMASPTFEQGRQSELSVKLNRQLERCLRNSKCIDTESLCVVSGEKVWQIRVDVHMLNHDGNLMDAASIAAITALCHFRRPDVGIQGDEVTVYSPEERDPIPLSIYHMPISVSFSFFQQGTYLLVDPCEREERVMDGLLMIAMNKHREICSIQSSGGIMLLKEQVMRCSKIASVKVSEITELISKALENDKKARKAGGRCGFAESMPQERITALKMDETPVEMTEVTDRANDIVQKAEAPSQTVPSPVVPVPGVGQVGQGPQNTWGLEEEDEEEESDNSGEDEEVKETKMEVGQHEKEESKQEDVVEISDSEEEEVVILHPETPDKAPKHTGPSSHQKGAAASKKKQKK from the exons ATGAAGGACACACCGCTGGCGAACTGTGAGCGGGACTTTTTGCTCAAAGCCATCGAAGAGAAAAAG CGGCTGGACGGCCGACAGACGTATGACTACAGAAAGATGAAGATCACGTTTGGGACTGACTACGGATGCTGCTTTGTGGAGCTGGGGAAAACCAG GGTCATGGCCCAGGTGTCGTGTGAGCTGGTGGCTCCTAAAGAGAGTCGACCCAACGAGGGAATCATGTTCTTCAACATCGAGCTGTCACCCATGGCCTCGCCAACGTTTGAACAGGGCAG GCAGTCTGAGTTGTCAGTGAAGCTAAACAGACAGCTGGAGAGATGCTTGAGGAATTCCAAGTGCATTGATACCGAGTCCCTGTGTGTGGTGTCTGGAGAAAAG GTGTGGCAGATCAGAGTGGACGTACACATGTTGAATCATGATGGGAACCTGATGGATGCTGCCAGCATTGCTGCCATCACCGCTCTGTGCCACTTCAGGCGGCCTGATGTCGGCATCCAGGGAGACGAAGTCACCGTG TACAGTCCAGAGGAGAGGGACCCCATTCCTCTGAGCATATACCACATGCCCATCAGTGtcagcttctccttcttccaACAAGG AACCTACCTGCTGGTGGACCCCTGTGAGCGGGAGGAGCGGGTGATGGATGGCCTGCTGATGATCGccatgaacaaacacagagagatcTGCTCCATCCAGTCCAGCGGGGGCATCATGTTGCTGAAAGAGCAG GTTATGAGATGCAGTAAAATAGCCAGCGTCAAAGTGTCTGAAATCACAGAACTCATCAGCAAAGCCCTGGAGAACGACAAGAAAGCAAG GAAGGCGGGTGGTAGGTGTGGTTTTGCGGAGTCCATGCCTCAAGAGCGAATCACAGCCCTGAAAATGGACGAGACTCCCGTGGAGATGACGGAGGTGACGGACAGAGCCAACGACATCGTTCAGAAAGCCGAGGCCCCGTCTCAGAC GGTGCCTTCCCCTGTGGTGCCCGTCCCAGGTGTGGGTCAGGTTGGGCAGGGGCCTCAGAACACCTGGGgactggaagaggaggacgaagaggaagagagtgacAACAGTGGTGAAGACGAGGaagtaaaagaaacaaagatggaaGTGGGGCAGCATGAAAAAGAGGAGAGCAAACAAG AGGATGTGGTCGAGATATCagacagtgaagaagaggaagtggtCATACTTCATCCAGAGACACCAGACAAAGCTCCCAA GCATACAGGACCCAGTTCCCATCAGAAGGGGGCAGCAGCatcaaagaaaaagcagaagaaatga